GCAAAAGCGAATCGCGCGGTGATTGACGTCATCAGCTACAAGATGAAAACCGCAGCGCTTGTCACGACTGGAAGCGAAATCCAATCGGGACGGATCCAAGATAAATCTGGGTCGGTGCTGCGCGAAAAATTGGATGGCTACGGGGTACAGGTCGTGCGACAAGTCTTCCCAGGGGACGAGCAGGCCGCGATTGTGAAAGAAATCGTGTCCGCTGCCGAACTAGGCGTCGACCTTATCCTTGTCACCGGAGGCATGTCTGTCGATCCCGATGATAGGTCGCCCGCCTCCATTCGCGAAGCTGCCACACAAGTGGTCACGTACGGTACACCGATGTTGCCCGGTTCGATGCTCATGCTTGCATATAGAGGAAAAACGGCCATTTTTGGCTTGCCTGGTGCCGTTTTGCACGATGCCCGCACATCGTTTGATGTCTTGCTCCCTCGGGTCCTCGCACGCATGAAAGTCACAAAGGCTGACATCGCGGATCTCGGTGTGGGCGGGTGGCTCAATGTCTAGTCACCCGCCAAGCCTCAAGGGCGACGAGTGGCGCGTTCATGCGCGTCGGCCACTCGTCGTTTCTGTCATTGGTCGCCAAAATGCCGGGAAAACGGCCGTGGCCGCGAAACTCATTGCCATTTGGACACAGATGGGGCTCGCGGTTGCGGTCCTGAAACACGACGGTCACGCTGACGAGTCTGCAGCAGATGACTGGGAGAAAATTGACAGTGATACAGTGCGGATGGCGGAAGCAGGGGCAGCTTTGACGATGGTGGCGGGGGGGAAGAGCACACTTCTGCGCACGAGGAATGATGACTGTGCCGACAATGTCTCCTGTTTGTTGGAACGCATGCAAATCCAGTCCGAAATTGTGGGGCAACCACTTGATGTGATTGTCGTCGAAGGATTCAAATCCTCCAATCTGCCAAAACTTCTCGTAATTGCACCCGCGGACAAGGAATGGCTCTCCCGTCAGAGACTGACGGATGTGCGGGCGATTGTACAAAGCCCACTTTACTTGTGGGATAGACGGACAGAGAACATCGATTCTCTTTTGGCTGATATGTCCATTACTCATCTGCCAAGTGTGTCCTTTACTCAAAAACACCCGAGAGTGTATCATGGGGATAATCTAAAAGATTTGTGTGAGGCTTTGTGGCTCACTGATGAGAGATAAACAATATACTTGTGCCTGAAATCTTCTAAGGAGGTGATTGCACACATGAATTTTGCCAATATCGGATGGTCAGGTCTTATATTGATTTTGGTCGCGTTATTACTGGTATTTGGTCCGAGTAAATTGCCGGAAATCGGTAAGGCGTTTGGCAAATCCCTGCGTGAGTTTAAGAGCGCGACGCAAGGGATGATGGAGGAAGGGGCAAAAGCTGTAAAGGAACAGCCCGTCCAACCCGCATCTGCTGCAACTGTTGTGGAACCAATTGAACTCAAGACGACTGCAGAAGAAGAGCAGAGGGCCAGCCAGTCAAAGTGAGCACACGGCATACGGCACCAACCAGGGGGCCGCTGTACAGGCACGCTAGACGGGCTGTACAGACAAGCAAGACGGATAGAGGACTATAGCCTCCGCGTTTGCGCTGTCGTGCTGTGCCAAGATGTTGCCTGAAGCAGACTGAACAGGAGACGTTTATGGCAGAGGACCGAATGAAACTCACAGACCACCTCGCGGACTTGCGAAAACGTATCATCTACACATTAGTTGTGTTCATGATTTTCTTGTTCGCGGGGTTGGCTGTCGTATCTAAACTTTACAGTTTCTTTGTACGCCCGCTGACAGAGGCGGGTTATCGTTTGATTGTTACCTCACCGGGTGAGGTCATAACAGTGTATTTGTCGATGGCAGGAGTCATTGCTGTCGGCTTAACCCTGCCGTTTGCGCTTTACCAGCTGTGGCGTTTTGTGGGTCCTGGACTTCGACCGGTGGAAAGACGTTACACCGTCCGCTTGCTCCCCCTTATCCTCATCATGTTTGTGGTGGGGGTCTGTTTTGCCTGGTTCATCATTTTTCCGACGATTTTGCACTTCCTGTTGCAAATCGCGAACCAGCGCTTTCAGGTCCTCTACCGTGCAGGCTCATACTTCTCTTTTATGACAAGCATTTGCCTGCCGTTCGGGTTTATTTTTGAGCTGCCCATTGTAGTGGTGTTTCTGACTCGGCTCGGGATGATTACCCCTGCTTGGATGCGCAAGATGCGTCGTTATGCATACCTCATTTGTGTTCTGCTCGGAGTATTCATCAGTCCTCCGGAACTAGTGTCGCATCTCAGCGTTGTCTTACCGATGATTGCCCTCTACGAAATTAGTATCATTCTTTCTGCCGTGTCACTCCGTCGTCGCGACAGGGTTCGACAACAGACGAAATAACGCGATTTCTGACGAAATCTGCAAATTTGCTCAGGACGAGTCTACCGTCCTGATTTTGTTCTGTTCACCCACTTGCAAAGAGTGGTGTGAGCGATTAATATATGGATTGGAATTAGCACTCAGCACGACTGAGTGCTAACAAACAACCTACGCGAACAATTGAGGAGGGTTTACACATGGTAAAGCCGCTCGCAGACCGCGTCGTGGTACGTCCAGTGGACCGCGAAGAGAAAACGCAAAGCGGTATTCTGCTTCCTGACACAGCGAAGGAGAAGCCCCAAGAAGGCGAAATCGTTGCAGTCGGACCGGGCCGTGTTGAAGACGGCAAGCGCGTTGAGCTCGAAGTGAAGGTTGGAGACCGCGTTATCTACTCCAAGTACGCTGGCACCGAAGTAAAAGTTGGCGACCAAGAAATGCTTATTCTCCGCGAGAGCGACATTCTCGCGATTGTCGAAAAGTAAGCTACATATTCATCCAAGGAGGGAATCGCAGAGATGGCAAAGGACATTAAGTTCCGCGAAGATGCACGCCGCGCAATGCTTCGTGGCGTCGACGCACTGGCTGACGCTGTAAAAGTGACGCTCGGACCGAAAGGCCGCAACGTCGTGCTGGAGAAGAAGTTTGGTTCACCGCTCATCACGAATGACGGTGTGACCATTGCGAAGGAAATTGAGCTCGAAGACCCATTCGAGAACATGGGTGCTCAGTTGGTTAAAGAAGTTGCTACCAAGACCAACGATGTCGCTGGTGACGGTACAACAACTGCTACCGTGTTGGCGCAAGCCATGATTCGCGAAGGTCTAAAGAACGTTGCTGCCGGTGCGAACCCGATGGTGCTGCGCCGCGGTATCGAAAAGGCTGTCAATGCCGCTGTCGACCACATCAAGACTATCTCCAAGCAGGTTGAAGGCCGCGAGAATATCGCACAGGTTGCGGGTATCTCCGCCGGATCGGACGAAATTGGCGTTTTGATTGCCGACGCAATGGAGAAAGTGGGCAAGGATGGCGTCATCACGGTGGAAGAGTCAAAAGGCTTCACAACGGAACTCGAAGTTGTCGAAGGCATGCAGTTTGACCGTGGTTACAGCTCTCCCTACATGGTTACTGACACTGACAAGATGGAGGCCGTCCTCGACGATCCGTTCATCTTGATTACCGATAAGAAAGTTGGCAATATCCAAGAGATTTTGCCGGTCCTAGAGCGTGTTGTTCAATCTGGCAAACCGCTTCTGATTATTGCCGAAGACGTCGAAGGCGAAGCCCTCGCAACCTTGGTTGTGAACAAGCTCCGCGGTACCTTCACTGCAGTTGCCGTTAAGGCTCCTGGCTTTGGCGACCGTCGTAAGGCAATGTTGCAGGACATCGCAATCCTGACTGGCGGCCAGGTCATCAGCGAGGAACTCGGTCTCGAACTGAAGAATACCGGCATCGACCAACTCGGTCGCGCTCGCCAAATTCGCGTCAGCAAGGAAAATACCATCGTTGTTGACGGCAATGGCGACAAGAAGGAAATCGACGCTCGCGTTTCTCAGATTAAAAAGCAGATTGAGGAGAC
The Alicyclobacillus curvatus genome window above contains:
- a CDS encoding molybdopterin-binding protein, which encodes MVKREIPVEQAIGMALAHDLTRIVPGEFKGRAFAKGHIIHEEDVPVLLDIGKRFIYVLEIGDDELHENDAATLMAEALAGDGLEWGDVHEGKVVLKAGTDGMLWVNRDAVTEMNLTDGISITTRPSLIHVNKGTSVAGVRPIPLVIERSKVDRVVEIGNGAKANRAVIDVISYKMKTAALVTTGSEIQSGRIQDKSGSVLREKLDGYGVQVVRQVFPGDEQAAIVKEIVSAAELGVDLILVTGGMSVDPDDRSPASIREAATQVVTYGTPMLPGSMLMLAYRGKTAIFGLPGAVLHDARTSFDVLLPRVLARMKVTKADIADLGVGGWLNV
- the mobB gene encoding molybdopterin-guanine dinucleotide biosynthesis protein B; this translates as MSSHPPSLKGDEWRVHARRPLVVSVIGRQNAGKTAVAAKLIAIWTQMGLAVAVLKHDGHADESAADDWEKIDSDTVRMAEAGAALTMVAGGKSTLLRTRNDDCADNVSCLLERMQIQSEIVGQPLDVIVVEGFKSSNLPKLLVIAPADKEWLSRQRLTDVRAIVQSPLYLWDRRTENIDSLLADMSITHLPSVSFTQKHPRVYHGDNLKDLCEALWLTDER
- the tatA gene encoding twin-arginine translocase TatA/TatE family subunit, which translates into the protein MNFANIGWSGLILILVALLLVFGPSKLPEIGKAFGKSLREFKSATQGMMEEGAKAVKEQPVQPASAATVVEPIELKTTAEEEQRASQSK
- the tatC gene encoding twin-arginine translocase subunit TatC; the protein is MAEDRMKLTDHLADLRKRIIYTLVVFMIFLFAGLAVVSKLYSFFVRPLTEAGYRLIVTSPGEVITVYLSMAGVIAVGLTLPFALYQLWRFVGPGLRPVERRYTVRLLPLILIMFVVGVCFAWFIIFPTILHFLLQIANQRFQVLYRAGSYFSFMTSICLPFGFIFELPIVVVFLTRLGMITPAWMRKMRRYAYLICVLLGVFISPPELVSHLSVVLPMIALYEISIILSAVSLRRRDRVRQQTK
- the groES gene encoding co-chaperone GroES, whose amino-acid sequence is MVKPLADRVVVRPVDREEKTQSGILLPDTAKEKPQEGEIVAVGPGRVEDGKRVELEVKVGDRVIYSKYAGTEVKVGDQEMLILRESDILAIVEK
- the groL gene encoding chaperonin GroEL (60 kDa chaperone family; promotes refolding of misfolded polypeptides especially under stressful conditions; forms two stacked rings of heptamers to form a barrel-shaped 14mer; ends can be capped by GroES; misfolded proteins enter the barrel where they are refolded when GroES binds) translates to MAKDIKFREDARRAMLRGVDALADAVKVTLGPKGRNVVLEKKFGSPLITNDGVTIAKEIELEDPFENMGAQLVKEVATKTNDVAGDGTTTATVLAQAMIREGLKNVAAGANPMVLRRGIEKAVNAAVDHIKTISKQVEGRENIAQVAGISAGSDEIGVLIADAMEKVGKDGVITVEESKGFTTELEVVEGMQFDRGYSSPYMVTDTDKMEAVLDDPFILITDKKVGNIQEILPVLERVVQSGKPLLIIAEDVEGEALATLVVNKLRGTFTAVAVKAPGFGDRRKAMLQDIAILTGGQVISEELGLELKNTGIDQLGRARQIRVSKENTIVVDGNGDKKEIDARVSQIKKQIEETTSDFDREKLQERLAKLAGGVAVIKVGAATETELKEKKLRMEDALNATRAAVEEGIVAGGGTALINAIAAFDKVQAEGDEMTGVNLVRKALEAPVRMIADNAGVEGSIIVERLKKENPGFGFNAATGEWVDMIGAGIVDPAKVTRSALQNAASVAAMFLTTEAVVADKPEPDKAPAGGMGGMGGMDGMM